One Candidatus Limnocylindrales bacterium genomic window, ACCGTCGACGTCGTCGATGAAGGACAGGGCGGCGCCGAGCTGCTGATCGACGTCCGTTCCTTCCAGGGAAAGAAGCCTGTCGCCGGTGGCGCCCGAGTAGACGTAGGCGCGGCCAGCCCGCCGATTGCCGTTGCCGCGCGCGCAGGGGGCGCCGGCGGCGACGTCGGTCACGCCGTCCCCATCGAAGTCGCCGCCCGTGCTGACCGACCAGCCGAGAGCGTCGCCGTTGCGGCAGGTGACCTCGACCGCTGCCGCCTCGCCGGCCATGAACAGGCCGAATAAGGCCACCGCAAGCACCGACGACGGACCGGCAAGAACACGCGCAGCCGCACGGCGGCCCTGGGCAAAGCGAAGTCTTTTCATTGGATTGCCCTCAGCGGGCAGGCTGCCAGATTGGCCGCAACCGCACCTGACCGCAAGAGAGGAAATGAGGGCGGTCAGGCCGCCGGGGGGACCTCGGGCGCTCGGGTGGACGCAGCGGCCTTGCGGCCCTTGCCTGCCACGCGCGCGCGCGCCTCGCGGGCGAGGCGGTACCACATCTCGAGGTCGCCGCGGCGCAGGATGAGCGGCTCATGCCATGGCATGCCCGTCTCCCGCAGGAAGAACACGTAGAGCAGGATCGCCGCCGCCGAATACGAGCACGCCGTGCCGATGGCGGCGCCCCGGATGCCGATGTCCGGAATCAGCCACACGTTCAGCGCCACGTTGCCGACGAGCGCCACGTAGGCGGCCGTGATGTTGACGATCTGGCGGTCGCGCGCGGTGAAATCACGCGAGAGCAGCACGTACACCGACATCATGACGATGCCCCAGGAGATGTAGACCAGCGGCACCGCAGCCGGCGCGTATTCGGCGCCGTAGAGCGTGACGATGGCGAAGCGGCCCACCAGCGTCAGCGCCGCGGCCGAGACGGCGGTGATGGCGATGGTCTGGCGGCACGCCGCCGCCGTCATCGCGTGAATGCGCTCGACGCTGCTGCCGGCCAGGCGCGGAAACATCGCCAGCCCGAGCGACTGCGGCACCTGCATCATCTGCTCGGCCAGGCGTGCGCCGATGGCGTAGAATGCGACCTCGGCGGGAGTCAGGAAGTACGCGCAAAGATAGATGCCCGCCTTGAAGTTGAAGTGGGAGGCGATGATCTGCACGTGCGACTTCAGGCCATAGCGAAGCATGCGGCGGAACAGATCGGGGTCGAACACCGGCCGCAGCCTCGTCTGCCGATGCACCGTGGCCAGCACCCACGTCACCATCACCACGCGCAGGGTCACCGCCACCGCCAATGCTCCGGGCAGACCCAGCCCCAGGACGTAGAGCACGACTGTCATGCCGACCAGCGTCAGCACCGACTCGGCGAACAGGCGGGTGTTGTAGACGGCAAAGCGGTCCGTCGATTGCAGCACGCCGTAGAGGTAGCTCTCCACCAGCAGCGTCGGCAGCATCGGGCAGACGAGCAGGAGCGCCCACAGCGGCACCCCGCGCAGCACGCCCGACAGCAGCCAGTCCCTGCCCAGATAGACGAGCGGGATCAGCGCAAGGCCGACGGCCAGCCCGAAGAAGACAGCGGTCGATGCGACGCGTGCCACGTCCTCCTTCTCGCGGCGGATGAAGAAGATCGTGGCCTGCGACTGCCCGAACTTCGTCAGCGTCGTCAGCGTGTGGGGAAACGTCGTGACGATGGAGAATATGCCGCGGCTTGCCGGCCCGAGCGTTCGCGCCGTGATCATGCCGGTCAGGATGCCCAGCCCCATCTTGACGAACGTCGTGGCGAGCGTGCCGCCGAAGTCCTTGGCCAGGCCGAACAGTCCCGAGCGCGCCGGCTTCCTCTTTGCCGGCTCCGTCATGCCGCCGTCCCCTGGGCATCGAGGCGGCCGAGGATTTCCTCGGCCGCAAACGAGGTCAGGTCGGTCAGCGATCCCACCCGCAGCTCATAGGACGGCACCGCCGCCGCCAGCTGCAACACCACGCCGGCCTCGTCGGTGCGGCGCGTACAGGCCACGGCGTCCAGAACCTCGTTCATGATCGCGATGCGGCGCACCTCCTTGGCCATCAGATTGGCGGCGCGGAGACGCGCGGCGCTCTCGGTGGCATCGATGCGCTGCACGCGGCTGCGCTGCCCGCGCTCGACGTGGAAGATTGCGGCAATCGGCTGCGGTTCCAGCTCCACCTGCGCGATGCGGTGCGCATCGCGCGCGTACACTCGCCGCTCACCCGTGGCTGTCAGCCGACTCGCGCCGGCGCCGGCCAGACGGCGGCTGTTCTCGTCGAGCAGCAGCAGTTCCGGGCAGGCAAGCGCGCGCAGGCCGTCGTGCAGCACAAGGTTGTCCGAAAGCATGCGGCAGGATGCGTCGGCCAGCATCGCCACGGCCAGCGTCGATTTTCCGCATCCCGGCATGCCGGCCAGGACTACGGCCCCGGCGGGCGTGGCCACGGCGCCGCCGTGCAGGACGTGCCAGCCTTCCAGGCGGCTCAGCCGCCACAGCAGCGGATGGTAGAAGAGATAATAGAGCAGCGTCGAAAAGCGGCGGCCGCGCAAGTCGCCCAGCGCGTTGCGGTAGCGGAAGCGGCGCAGCTTGTCGCCGCGCGCATCGCGAGCGAGGTAGAAATGATATCGGCCGCGCACCTGGATGCGCCCGCCTTCTTCGGCGATTGCCAGCTGCAGGTCGGGGAAGTCATCGATGCGCAGCCAGTAGCCGCGCGGACCGTCGATGTACAGATCGCGATCGAGCCGGTGCTGCCAGCCTGCGCCGGGGAACGCCGCTTCCAGGCTCCTTGCCGGCACCCCGTCGACCCATTCCAGGCGGCTGCTGATGTCGAAGGCGCCTTCGACAGCGGTCGCATACGGCTGCAGCGCCACGCGCGCGTAGTCGAGGAACTCGGGCAGCTCCGACTCCAGACGCAGGCGCACGCCGTGCATCTCGAACGCGATGGCAGATGCGCTCACGACGCGCCTCCCGGCACCGCCGCCGCGTTGCCGGCATGCGTCCGGCGCGCCAGGACCTCTTCGAACAGAGAGGTTATCGTCTCCACGTGCTTGTCCAGAGCGAAGCGCTGCGCCGACTCCAGTGCCCCGTTGCTCAGCCTCTGGCGCAGCCCGGCGTCGCTCAGGAGCCTGTCCAGGACCGCCGAGAGCTCCCCGGCGTCGCCGGGCGTGGTCAGGACGCAGTCCTCGCCGTCGCGTACGAACTCGGGCACTCCGCCGGCGCGAGTGGCCACAATGGGCCGTCCCACGGCCATCGCCTCGATGATGACGCGTCCGAACGGCTCGCCGCGAACCGAGGTGTGCGTGACGACATCCATGGCACCGAGAAGGTCGGGCACGTCCGGACGCGCGCCGGTCCAGATCACGCGGCTCTCCAGCCCCTGCTGGCGAATGCGCTCCTTCATGGCGTCGGCGTAGGCAAGGCCGCTGCGATGGATGCCGCCGACGATCATGAGGACCAGGCGCGGCCGCCGCTCGCGCAGCAGCTCGAGCGCCTCGACGAGCACGCGCTGCCCTTTCCACTCCTGCACGTTGCCGACCACGCCGACCAGTTCGGCGTCGGCCGCGATGCCGAACTCGTCGCGAACGTCCTGCCGCGGCCGCCGCGGCTGGAATGCCCGCAGATCGAGACCGTCGTACACGACCGCGAACTGACGCGGCCGCATGCCGCCGGCGCGGCAATGCTCCTCGATGGCCATGGTCATCGAAATGCAGAGGTCGACGCCGCGCGACAGCCCGCGCTCGACGTAGCTGAGCTTGTCGAAGCCCTTGGCGTGCACGACGCAGGGCACGCCGAGCAGGCGCGCGGCGACGATCGCGTCGGCGTTGCCGCGAAAGCCGTTGGCGACGTAGACGAGCGCCGGCCGGATCGGCCGCAGCAGTCGCGCCAGGCGCAGCGCCGTCGGAACGGTCTCCAGCAGGAAGGTGCCGGTAACGCGCAGCGTGCGCAGCGCGCCGGCAACGGCGCTGACGTTCTTGGCGCGCGCGTAGGTCGGATTGGCTTCCAGGCCGTGCTCTTTGGGCAGCCGCCTCTTGTCGAAAACGTGCACGGGAATGCCCCGCGCCTGCAGGTCGGCGATGACGCTCTTGTTCTCGTACAGGACTACGTGCGGCGCGATGCCGGATCGCCCGTCGCCGTCGTCGCGACCACGGCGCTCGGCAATGCCGCGCAGGAGCTCGAGCATGCCCGTCAGCGAGCCGCCGACGACGTTGCCCGACGATGCCTCCAGAAAGACGACGTTCACGCCGGCTTTCGTAGCGACTCCTGCAGGCTGCGGTCCAGGTCCACGCGCGGCGACCACGCCAGGCGCGTGGCGGCGGCGTCGGTGGCGTAGCGCGCGCTGCGCTCCGAGCGCAGCAGCTGATAGGCAACCGACCACGGCCGGCGCTTCACGAGCTTGTGCGCGAAGTTGACTGCGTTGACTGCCGGCGCCAGCAGCGTCACGGGCACGTACATCACTCGCAGCCTGTCGCCGCGGGCGCGCGCGAGAGCGCGGAAGTACTCGGCCTGCGTCAAATCGGGATTGTCGACGACGTTGAATATCGAGCCCGCCACGCCCTCGACCACCCCGGCGGCCACGACCGCGTCGGCCGCATTCTCGATGTACGTCAGCGGCACCCGGTAGCCGGGGCTGCTCACCACGAGCAGAAGATCGGGGCGCAGGAACTTCTTCACGCGCCCAAGGAAAACCGCCTGCTGCGGATGATCGGGACCGTAGAGCAGGCCCGGCCGCACCACCACCACGTTCTTGCCCGCACGCGCGGCCGAACAGACCAGGCGGTCCGCGTCGATCTTGGAGCGGGTGTAATAGCCGCGCAGCATCGGCTGGTGGTCGTAGTCGCTCTCCTCGGTAACGACGATTCCCTCGCGGTCGATCTCGAAGATGCCGAGCGAGCTGACGTGCACGAAGCGGGCACCGCCGGCGATGGCGGCATCCATGAGCCTCTGCGTCGCTTCGACATTGACGCGAAAGAACTCGTCCCAGTCGCCGTGCGAGACCACGCGCGCGCCGACGTGGTAGACGACGTCGCAGGAGCCGGCCTGCTCGAGGATGGACGGGTCCAGGCTGCCAAGGTCGCCGACGACGACCTCGGCGCCGGCGGCCTTCAGCTCATCGGCGCGGCTGCCTTCGCGGGCCAGCGCCAGGACCTGGTCGCCGCGCTCGAGCAGCCGGCGCACCACGCGCCGGCCGAGAAAGCCCGTTCCACCGGTGACGAAGGCCCGCATCAGACTGCCACCGCTGCGGCCGGAGCCGGCGACGTCTTGACGCGCGAGCGCGTAGGCCGTTCCTGCTTCTCCAGGCTCTGCCAGATGCGTGCGGTGACCTCGACGACCGCAGCGGCTTCGTCGATGGAAACCGGCGCGGCGGTGCCGCTGCGAATGGCTTCGTAGAACCGCGCGATCAGCTCGCCCATGCCTGGATAGTAGCGGATGCGGCCGCGCACGAAGTCGAGCGTGTTGGT contains:
- a CDS encoding flippase, which encodes MTEPAKRKPARSGLFGLAKDFGGTLATTFVKMGLGILTGMITARTLGPASRGIFSIVTTFPHTLTTLTKFGQSQATIFFIRREKEDVARVASTAVFFGLAVGLALIPLVYLGRDWLLSGVLRGVPLWALLLVCPMLPTLLVESYLYGVLQSTDRFAVYNTRLFAESVLTLVGMTVVLYVLGLGLPGALAVAVTLRVVMVTWVLATVHRQTRLRPVFDPDLFRRMLRYGLKSHVQIIASHFNFKAGIYLCAYFLTPAEVAFYAIGARLAEQMMQVPQSLGLAMFPRLAGSSVERIHAMTAAACRQTIAITAVSAAALTLVGRFAIVTLYGAEYAPAAVPLVYISWGIVMMSVYVLLSRDFTARDRQIVNITAAYVALVGNVALNVWLIPDIGIRGAAIGTACSYSAAAILLYVFFLRETGMPWHEPLILRRGDLEMWYRLAREARARVAGKGRKAAASTRAPEVPPAA
- a CDS encoding glycosyltransferase family 4 protein, whose product is MNVVFLEASSGNVVGGSLTGMLELLRGIAERRGRDDGDGRSGIAPHVVLYENKSVIADLQARGIPVHVFDKRRLPKEHGLEANPTYARAKNVSAVAGALRTLRVTGTFLLETVPTALRLARLLRPIRPALVYVANGFRGNADAIVAARLLGVPCVVHAKGFDKLSYVERGLSRGVDLCISMTMAIEEHCRAGGMRPRQFAVVYDGLDLRAFQPRRPRQDVRDEFGIAADAELVGVVGNVQEWKGQRVLVEALELLRERRPRLVLMIVGGIHRSGLAYADAMKERIRQQGLESRVIWTGARPDVPDLLGAMDVVTHTSVRGEPFGRVIIEAMAVGRPIVATRAGGVPEFVRDGEDCVLTTPGDAGELSAVLDRLLSDAGLRQRLSNGALESAQRFALDKHVETITSLFEEVLARRTHAGNAAAVPGGAS
- a CDS encoding NAD-dependent epimerase/dehydratase family protein, translated to MRAFVTGGTGFLGRRVVRRLLERGDQVLALAREGSRADELKAAGAEVVVGDLGSLDPSILEQAGSCDVVYHVGARVVSHGDWDEFFRVNVEATQRLMDAAIAGGARFVHVSSLGIFEIDREGIVVTEESDYDHQPMLRGYYTRSKIDADRLVCSAARAGKNVVVVRPGLLYGPDHPQQAVFLGRVKKFLRPDLLLVVSSPGYRVPLTYIENAADAVVAAGVVEGVAGSIFNVVDNPDLTQAEYFRALARARGDRLRVMYVPVTLLAPAVNAVNFAHKLVKRRPWSVAYQLLRSERSARYATDAAATRLAWSPRVDLDRSLQESLRKPA